The Ignavibacteria bacterium genome segment ACATTGCCATTCCGCCGTCAACGGAAATTACCTGTCCTGTTATATAATCAGCATCGGCACTGCATAAGAAACATACCGCCTTTGCAACCTCTTCGGGGCGCCCTTCTCTTTTAATGGCCACACCAGTAAGAATTGCTTCCTTCTGCTTATCATTCAGCTTTGCAGTCATATCCGTAGCAATAAAACCCGGAGCAACAGCATTAACATTTATATTTCTTGAAGAAAATTCCTTTGCACTCGACTTTGTAAGCCCTATTACGCCTGCCTTTGCAGCCACGTAATTTGCCTGTCCTGGGTTGCCTATTAAAGCAACTACAGACGAAATGTTTACAATCTTACCGTAACGCTGCGCCATCATAGGCTTTACAGCAGCTTTTGTATAGTTAAATACACTCTTAAGGTTAGCACTGATTACAGCATCAAAATCACCTTCGCTCATCCTCATCAAAAGCCCGTCGCGCGTAATGCCTGCATTGTTAACCAGTATGTCCAGGCCGCCTAAGGATTCAACGGCAAACTGCACGGTCTTTTCAGCTTCCGCAAAATTTGCTGCATCAGCCTTAAAGCCCAATACTTTTACACCGTCTTTGGATGCCTCGCATTCAATCTGCCTGGCAGCCTCTTCTGAATTCTGGTAGGTAAAAACCACGCTGCAGCCCTCTTTGGCCAGCTCAGTTACTATTGCCTTTCCGATACCGCGTGTACCGCCGGTTACAATTGCTCTTTTACCTTTAAGATTCAATGCTTTCCTTTATTAATTTTTTTACTTTGTTTAACTCGTTAAGATATTCTTCCCTGTACTCTTCCAGCTCCTTAAAGCCGTCGGGACCAAAGACATGCGTGATCTCTTCTTTGCACTCCTCAAAAACCGTTGAGGTCTGATTCTCCCCGCGGTTGCAGAAATGCATGCGGTCCAGGTGACCGTCGTCAATGGAAAATACACCATCGGAAATAACAAGCGGGAACAATATACAATAAAGAGGTTTATATTTCCACTTATTTTCACCATTTTCATACGCTATTTTTTGAAGCGTACAGAAGCCCTGCTTGTCCAAAAATACGCATTTCCCGTTGTAAACCTCGGTTCCTACGGCAATACCCGACTTGAAATCAGGGTCCTCATTCGGCTCTTCAAACCACTGCGTGTAGTCTTTTGTCTGTGAGTCATCCATAGACTGGATGATCCTTTCCTTCATACCCATTATTACTTCAAACTCAGTACTTTCGGCATAAACACCGTAGTAACAG includes the following:
- the fabG gene encoding 3-oxoacyl-[acyl-carrier-protein] reductase, which produces MNLKGKRAIVTGGTRGIGKAIVTELAKEGCSVVFTYQNSEEAARQIECEASKDGVKVLGFKADAANFAEAEKTVQFAVESLGGLDILVNNAGITRDGLLMRMSEGDFDAVISANLKSVFNYTKAAVKPMMAQRYGKIVNISSVVALIGNPGQANYVAAKAGVIGLTKSSAKEFSSRNINVNAVAPGFIATDMTAKLNDKQKEAILTGVAIKREGRPEEVAKAVCFLCSADADYITGQVISVDGGMAM
- a CDS encoding DUF3109 family protein is translated as MTEKPMRVIKGLKIDPVIFTQKFVPGCNIHNCSGECCYYGVYAESTEFEVIMGMKERIIQSMDDSQTKDYTQWFEEPNEDPDFKSGIAVGTEVYNGKCVFLDKQGFCTLQKIAYENGENKWKYKPLYCILFPLVISDGVFSIDDGHLDRMHFCNRGENQTSTVFEECKEEITHVFGPDGFKELEEYREEYLNELNKVKKLIKESIES